The stretch of DNA CGGTAACCGTGATTTCGTCGCCTACCTTGATCAAGATTGGGGTGTGTGATCGGCCCAAGTTTTTGGGGAGGTCTTTGGTCCAGAGACGCTGAGAACCCCAGATAGTCACTGGGATGAGAGGCACGTTTGCTGCATTTGCAATGCGCACGGCACCGGACTTAATTTCTTTGATCTCGAAGCTGCGAGAAATTGTTGCCTCGGGGAAGATCCCAACCAGGCTGCCTTTCTGCAGCTCCGCGACCGCGATATCAAGGGCGCTGCTCCCCTTTTCCCGGTCAACCGGAAGATGCCCCATTTTTCGCATCATGGCGCCTACGACGGGAGTATCGAAAATTTCTTTCTTGCTCATGTAACGAACAAGACGCCTGGAAGACACGTGAGCAGGGATCCCACCGAGGATGAAATCGAAATACCCCGTGTGGTTGAAGGCGAGCAATGCCCCACCCGAGGCAGGGATTTTCTCGGCCCCGTCGATGTAGATGCGCAAACCCTGAAAACGCATTATGAGCTGGGCAAGTCCCACGATGCGTCCATAGAACCCCTCCCTAGCCTCAGCGGTTTGAGGCTGGAGACCGGTGAAATCTGCGGGTACGTGCACATTACCTTTACGTTGGTAATTTGCAGAAGCCATGGCAATTACTTTATTGGTTCCAGGACTTCCTTGCCGACGAAAGGTCGCAGTGATTCCGGTACCAGCACCGAACCGTCAGCTTGCTGGTTATTTTCCAGGATGGCAACCAACCAGCGGGTGGTGGCTAACGTACCGTTCAGCGTGGCAGCAGTTTGTGCCTGACCGTTCTCGTCGCGGTAGCGGACACTCAGTCGACGCGCTTGGTAGGTGGTGCAGTTCGAGGTAGAGGTCAGTTCCCGGTACGTGTTTTGGGTTGGGATCCATGCCTCGGTGTCGAACTTGCGTGCTGCGGAGGACCCGAGATCGCCGCCGGCGACGTCGATAATGCGGTATGGCACCTCAACAGCGGAGAGCATGTCGCGTTCCATCTGCAACAACGCCTGGTGCTGCGCTTCGGCTTCCTCTGGCTTGCAGTAAACAAACATCTCCAGCTTGTCGAACTGGTGGACGCGCAAAATACCGCGGGTGTCCTTGCCGTAGGAACCTGCTTCTCGACGGAAGCAGCTGGACCAGCCCGCGTAGCGAATAGGACCATTGGCGAGGTCGATGATTTCGTCCTTGTGGTAGCCAGCCAACGCCACTTCGGAAGTACCTACCAGGAACAAGTCGTCCTTTTCCAGGTAGTAAACCTCGTCAGAGTGAGCACCGAGGAAGCCGGTTCCTTGCATGATTTCCGGGCGTACCAGCACTGGAGGGATCATCAGCTTGAAGCCGTTAGCGGTGGCTTTCTGTGCTGCAAGGTTCAGCATCGCCAGCTGCAACAGTGCGCCGTATCCTGTGAGGAAGTAGAAACGGGAACCGGAGATCTTGGTGCCACGCTCGGTGTCGATCAGGCCGAGGGATTCGCCGAGTTCCAGGTGATCCTTTGGCTCGAAGTCGAACTTGGTTGGCTCGCCGACATGTTCCAGGACCACGAAGTCATCTTCGCCTCCCGGTGGCGCACCGACCACAACATTGTCGATCTTGAGCTGCAGCTCGTTGACGGCATCTTCGGCGGCCTTCTGGGCGGCATCAGCTTCCTTGACCTTGGCTTTGAGTTCTTCGGAGCCCTTAAGCAGTTCGGCACGCTCTTCAGGGGCTGCCTGACCGATCGTCTTACCGAAGGACTTTTGTTCCGAACGCAGCTGATCCGCGGCAAGGATCGCAGCACGGCGACGTTCATCTGCGGCGATGAGTTCATCGACTAGTCCTGGATCCTCCCCTCGGGTCACCTGGGAGGCACGCACAACATCAGGATTTTCACGGAGGAATTTGAGATCAATCACGCTCACCAGCCTACCCCCTGTCAGCTCACAAGTGGCAACGGTTGGTATGTGACCAGTAACTCCCTTTCTCCCCTGCTGGTCATAACCAGCTAGCGTAGAGTTAAACGTATGACTGCCTCAAGTGACGCTTACTCGCTTCCGGTGCGCGCGCTGAACGACGCCACCAAGCCCAAGCACGCCCAGCTGCGGGAAATCCTCGAAGAGTACTGCACCTCCACTTTGCAGGCAGGCGACATGCTCCCTGGTGAGCGCATCCTCGAAGATCACTTCGGAGTGTCTCGGATTACCGTTCGCCGTGCTATCGGAGACCTCGTCGCAAGTGGAGTGCTCAAGCGAGCTAGGGGGAAAGGCACCTTCGTAGCTCCTTCTCCACTGGTCTCGCGACTGCACCTGGCTTCGTTTTCCCAGGAGATGGAAGCGCAGCAGCTCGCCTCGTCGTCGAAAATTCTGCTCTCCGCGCGGGCCTGCGCCCCGGAGGAAGTCTGTGTGTTCTTCGGCAGTGAGCCCTCCCGCTTCCACACGCATCTGCGCCGACTTCGGTTAGGCAATGGCCTGCCTTATGCCATCGACGACGCCTGGTACAACTCGGCTTACGTCCCTGACCTGCTCGAAAACGATGTGTATAACTCTGTGTACGCCATCCTCGGCACGGAATACGGCGTGCCCATCACCGATGCAATTCAGACTGCGACAGCCGTGGCCGCCGACGAGGAATGCGCCGCCCTTCTCGACGTGACCCCGGGCACCGCGCTGCTGAAGATTGTCCGCCAATCTCAATCGAATGGCCGACCTGTCGAGTGTTGCTCCTCTTTGTACCGAACGGATAGATACACCCTAAAAACCCAAGTCACCCGCGCTTAAGGGGGTCGGTGTATGCCGATTGAAGAGCAGTTAGGCACAATTGGAACCAATGAGTAGGAATAAGTCTTGGCGTAGTTCGGTCGCCGTGCGCACCTGTTTGGTGGCTGCACTGGCGGCTTCTTCCGGCATGATTGGTTATGAATGGGCCGGTGGTCAAGAACCTGAGTTGGCCCCGTCCTCCCCTACCCACGCCTCTACGCAAAAGTCTGCTCTAGCAGCCGCTCCTTTTACGACTGCCGATACTGGATCCTGCTTGACATGGGACATTAACCCAGATGGCAGCTTCGCCAACTTCGGCCAAACGGACTGCGCCAGTGAGCATCGCTTTGAGGTTTCTTCTCGCGAAAACTTGGCGGCCTACCCTTCGTCGGAATTCGGTCCGAATGCACCGGCGCCCGATTTGACCAGACAAGCTCAGCTGCGCGAAGAGCTATGTAAAGGCCCGACCACGGAATACCTTGGCGGCCGGTTTGATCCGCTGGGCCGTTACTCCATTGCGCCGATTTTGCCTCCTCGGGAAGCGTGGGCTGCCGGAGATCGCACCATGCTGTGTGGTGTGCAGGTCTCGGACACCAATGGGGTGCCTACCATTACGAAGGGCAAGGTCAACGATCAAGACCAGTCGCGCGTCTCCCAGGCGGGCGAGTGCATCGCTATCGATGCCTCCGGCGCATCACGCACGGTGGACTGCGGCACGGACCACCAATTCGAGGTGACTAAGGTCATCAACCTCGAGGAAGTTTTCCCTGATAAGGTTCCCACGGTTGAAGAGCAGGATGGCTACCTGCAGAAGCAGTGCACACAGGCGGCTTTGGACTACCTCGGTGGCGATGACGCACTCTACAACTCCACCCTGCAGGCGTTTTGGTCGACGGTCCCTACGAATTCCTGGATCGGTGGCTCGCATACCGTGAACTGTTCACTCTTTAAAGCATCGCGCGATGGCAAGCTTTCCACGCTCAAGGGCTCCGCGAAGGGAGCGTTCACCATCGATGGCGCGGCCCCACCACCGCAGCCGACTCGAAACCCGCTCCGGAAGCCATGATTGAGGTCTCCGAAGAACGCTTTGAGGAGCTGGTCGAGGGCGGTTTCGATCTCATCCCCGAACCGTTTTTGAACCACCTCCGCAACACCGTCGTTCTCATCGAAGACTTCCACCCATCCGGCCCCTTTGTATTGGGTTTATACGAGGGTGTGGCGTTACCCGACCGGACGTTCGACTTTTCCGGACACCTCCCCGACACGATCACCATCTACCGGGGCGCCCTCTGCCAATACTGTTCTACCGAAGAGGAACTCGTCCAGCAGGTGGCGATCACCGTCGTGCACGAAGTTGGCCACTACTTCGGATTGGATGACGACGAGCTTCACAACCTGGGGTGGGGCTAAATCTGCTGGTCGGTGTCGGCCCACCGCTCGAGCGTCCACTGCCCAAACGGAGCTTCGCCCGGGCGCAAGATGACGAAACGGCAGTTGGGCAGGTAGGCACCGAAGGCGAAGTCCGGGTCAACATCGGTGGCGTGTGTGGACACCGTACGGATTGCCGCGCCGTGAGATACGACGATGCAATCACGCTCCGCTAGAACGGGGATTAAGGACTCCAGTACTGGCTGGTAGCGAGCCAAAACTTCTAAGTAGTTCTCCCCTTCCGGCAGCCGTGCCTTTTCGTCGCCGTACAGCCAGCCATGGAAGGCTTGCGTGTACGTGGCGGCAGCTTCCTCGCCTTGTTGGCCTTCCATTGTTCCGGCGAAAATCTCGTGGATCCCGGTTCGGACGTCGATAGGCGTGCTGCCTTGAGCCAGGCCTAGGGCGACGTCGTAGGCGGCAGCGATGGCGACGGCGGTTTGTTGCGCGCGGATCGCGATGCTACTGACAATGTACGGAGCTGGGGCAATGCCGGTGAGCCCAACGAGATCTTCGCCAACAGCGGCGGCCTGTGAGCGCCCGAGGTCGGTTAGTTCGGCGCCGGGCGGGCGGGTGTCGAGTGTCCGCCGCTGGTTGTTGTAGGTCTGCCCGTGGCGGAGGAGGATGAGTCGGCCGGTCATGCTGGTTCTCCTGTCTGAAGGCGACGAATGAAGGCGTCGGCTGCGGCAAGCCGGGCCCTAGAATCGCATCCATTATCCCCTACTTGTGACGTGGCGGCAGGCCAGGAGCCAAGGAAGATCAGTTGCTCGGCGTGGAGGTAGAGGGCGCGGATTGCTTCGGCGACTGTGGTGTCGTCGATATGTCCGTGCAGGTCAGCAAAGAACCGGTAGGTGCCAAAGCTGGATTTGGTGGGTCGGGATTCGATTCGACTGAGATCCACGCCACGTACCGCAAATTCGTTGAGTGCCCGCACCAGCGACCCCGGCTCGTTCGGCAGCGTGAAGGCGACGGAAGTACGGTCGGATCCGGTGCGTTGTGGTGGCCGCCCGGCGAGCCCCACCCGCACGAACCTGGTGCGTGCGCCCTTGTGGTCCGCGACTTCGGCAGCGAGCGTGCGCAGCCCGTACATTTCTACCGCCCGGGCGGGGGCCGCTGCCACGTCTGCTTCGCCTTCGGCCACCATGCGCGCCGCGTCCGCGTTTGAAGATGCCGGCACGAACCGTACCCCCGGCATATTTTCTTTCACCCAGCCCTGCACCTGTTGCCACGCCACGGGATGCGTCACGAACGTCTCCGACACACCTGTGAACGACGGGCGAACCGCGATGGAAAAGGCCACGTCAAGGTCAATTTCGGCGTAGATCTGAAGGCCCTCGGTAGCGGCCAACGCATCGAAGGTTGGCGTGACAGGGCCGTCCACGGAGTTCTCGATTGCAACTACTGCGAATTCGGCCTCACGCGTCTGCACGCAAGCAAGCGCTGCGGCTGGTGACGACACCGGGATCAACGTGGCGCCGGGAACAAGGCGCGTCGCGGCGGCTTCGGTGAACGTGCCCTGGGGGCCGAGGAAGGCTACGGTGCTCATGGCTCCACCCTAATGCCCACACACTAAAGTTGAGTGCATGTTGCGCGACCAGCTTGAGGAGTTCTTCGACGCCGCCCTGGGCGAGCCGGCCTTCGCGCACCTCGCACCCGAGCTTGCTTTTCGACGCCTATCTGCTGGCCTCCCGTCCGGCAGGCTTTCCGGGCTGTTGCTTCCCATCAAGGATCTGACTCCGGTTGCGGGCATGCCATGCTCCTATGGATCAGCCTCCCGGGTCGTTTGGCAGGAGTCCGACCCGATTGTGTTAGAGCTGGAGCGACAGGGCGCCGTGATCGTCGGCAAGACGGCAACATCCGAGCTGGGCATGACTGCCTACACCGAGCCGGTGGGGCTTCCCGCGCCCTCGTGGCAAGGCCACACCCCGGGCGGTTCTTCTGGTGGCGCCGCGGTGGCAGTGGCATCGGGGCTGGTCCGGATTGCCCACGGCTCCGACGGTGGCGGTTCCCTTCGTGTCCCCGCTGCTGCGTGCGGGGTAGTGGGTTATAAACCGCCGCACAACTCGGCCGGTGGGAAGCTAACCGCGCAGGGTTTCATCTCTCGGACCGTAGCTGACCAGGCATTCATCCACGATCTCCCCTTAGCACCTTTGGGCCGCCCGCTCCGGGTGGGCGTGTTGCTCACGCCCCTGCATGGCTCGGGTTCGGTGTCCCCTGCCTGGCGATCCGCCGCCATTGCAGCCGCGGATGCACTTTCAGACCTGGGACATTCCGTGGTGGAAGTCGCCCCGGCATACGGCCCGGAACCTTTCGAGGCATTCTCCGATGTGCTCGCTGGCATGTGCCGCCGCATCACCGGATCGGCTTCCCCAATCGTGTCCTGGTTGCGCGCCCGTGGCCTGGCATTACCCGAAGCTCGACACGCGGAGGCCCTCGCCGTGTTCGAATCGGTTCCTGCCCAAGTCCTTCACGCTTGGCCTTTCGACGTCCTCCTCACGCCCACTCTGGCCTTCGACCCGCCCTCGGTCGGCTACTTTTCCTCGCTGGCCCCGGCGGACGACTTCGCCGAACAAACCCGCTGGACTCCGTGGGCTACGTTGTGCAATATCACCGGCTGGGCTGGCATCTCGATCCCCTTCGGCGGGCGATCGGTACACCTCTCCGCGCTCCGCTCCTCTCCTGCTGAGCTGCTGACTTTGGCCGCGGAGTTGGGTGCATGAGCTTATCGACGCACCGCCTTCGGCTAGAAATCCTCCTGGTCCTCACGCTCACCTTTGGCATGTCCGGCGTCCGATCTTTGCTGCGCCTGGTGGACTCGCTGACCCGCGGGCCTCTGAACTCGCAGACCACCACGTTGTATCAGCCCTCGGCCGCGTCAGCGTGGCTGGACGCCTCCCTGCAGCTCTGCTCTGCCCTAGTGCTTGTTGCCTGGGGCTGCCTGGGAGTGTTTCTGCTGGCCGGGGACCGAATTTTCTTGGCGCGCTACCGGTGGCGAGACTGGCTGCCCGGTGCTGGGTTGGCAGCTTTGATTGGGCTACCGGGACTTGCGCTGTACGTCGGCGCGGTAGCGTTTGGCTTTTCCAAGGAGGTAGTGCCATCCGCTTTGGAGGGCTGGTGGGCCCCGTTGGTGCTGTTGGTCTGGGCT from Corynebacterium epidermidicanis encodes:
- a CDS encoding lysophospholipid acyltransferase family protein, producing the protein MASANYQRKGNVHVPADFTGLQPQTAEAREGFYGRIVGLAQLIMRFQGLRIYIDGAEKIPASGGALLAFNHTGYFDFILGGIPAHVSSRRLVRYMSKKEIFDTPVVGAMMRKMGHLPVDREKGSSALDIAVAELQKGSLVGIFPEATISRSFEIKEIKSGAVRIANAANVPLIPVTIWGSQRLWTKDLPKNLGRSHTPILIKVGDEITVTGDTDADNATLHTTMSAQLDEVRTAYEELFGPFASGEPWLPESLGGSAPTPERAELLTREERELRAAKKARTRAKRIRKIDIRADRKAMDVLMSRGWIARLKARMEAFGQERRER
- the serS gene encoding serine--tRNA ligase, translated to MIDLKFLRENPDVVRASQVTRGEDPGLVDELIAADERRRAAILAADQLRSEQKSFGKTIGQAAPEERAELLKGSEELKAKVKEADAAQKAAEDAVNELQLKIDNVVVGAPPGGEDDFVVLEHVGEPTKFDFEPKDHLELGESLGLIDTERGTKISGSRFYFLTGYGALLQLAMLNLAAQKATANGFKLMIPPVLVRPEIMQGTGFLGAHSDEVYYLEKDDLFLVGTSEVALAGYHKDEIIDLANGPIRYAGWSSCFRREAGSYGKDTRGILRVHQFDKLEMFVYCKPEEAEAQHQALLQMERDMLSAVEVPYRIIDVAGGDLGSSAARKFDTEAWIPTQNTYRELTSTSNCTTYQARRLSVRYRDENGQAQTAATLNGTLATTRWLVAILENNQQADGSVLVPESLRPFVGKEVLEPIK
- a CDS encoding GntR family transcriptional regulator translates to MTASSDAYSLPVRALNDATKPKHAQLREILEEYCTSTLQAGDMLPGERILEDHFGVSRITVRRAIGDLVASGVLKRARGKGTFVAPSPLVSRLHLASFSQEMEAQQLASSSKILLSARACAPEEVCVFFGSEPSRFHTHLRRLRLGNGLPYAIDDAWYNSAYVPDLLENDVYNSVYAILGTEYGVPITDAIQTATAVAADEECAALLDVTPGTALLKIVRQSQSNGRPVECCSSLYRTDRYTLKTQVTRA
- a CDS encoding septum formation family protein, which gives rise to MSRNKSWRSSVAVRTCLVAALAASSGMIGYEWAGGQEPELAPSSPTHASTQKSALAAAPFTTADTGSCLTWDINPDGSFANFGQTDCASEHRFEVSSRENLAAYPSSEFGPNAPAPDLTRQAQLREELCKGPTTEYLGGRFDPLGRYSIAPILPPREAWAAGDRTMLCGVQVSDTNGVPTITKGKVNDQDQSRVSQAGECIAIDASGASRTVDCGTDHQFEVTKVINLEEVFPDKVPTVEEQDGYLQKQCTQAALDYLGGDDALYNSTLQAFWSTVPTNSWIGGSHTVNCSLFKASRDGKLSTLKGSAKGAFTIDGAAPPPQPTRNPLRKP
- a CDS encoding metallopeptidase family protein; amino-acid sequence: MIEVSEERFEELVEGGFDLIPEPFLNHLRNTVVLIEDFHPSGPFVLGLYEGVALPDRTFDFSGHLPDTITIYRGALCQYCSTEEELVQQVAITVVHEVGHYFGLDDDELHNLGWG
- a CDS encoding histidine phosphatase family protein: MTGRLILLRHGQTYNNQRRTLDTRPPGAELTDLGRSQAAAVGEDLVGLTGIAPAPYIVSSIAIRAQQTAVAIAAAYDVALGLAQGSTPIDVRTGIHEIFAGTMEGQQGEEAAATYTQAFHGWLYGDEKARLPEGENYLEVLARYQPVLESLIPVLAERDCIVVSHGAAIRTVSTHATDVDPDFAFGAYLPNCRFVILRPGEAPFGQWTLERWADTDQQI
- the pheA gene encoding prephenate dehydratase, which encodes MSTVAFLGPQGTFTEAAATRLVPGATLIPVSSPAAALACVQTREAEFAVVAIENSVDGPVTPTFDALAATEGLQIYAEIDLDVAFSIAVRPSFTGVSETFVTHPVAWQQVQGWVKENMPGVRFVPASSNADAARMVAEGEADVAAAPARAVEMYGLRTLAAEVADHKGARTRFVRVGLAGRPPQRTGSDRTSVAFTLPNEPGSLVRALNEFAVRGVDLSRIESRPTKSSFGTYRFFADLHGHIDDTTVAEAIRALYLHAEQLIFLGSWPAATSQVGDNGCDSRARLAAADAFIRRLQTGEPA
- a CDS encoding amidase; the protein is MLRDQLEEFFDAALGEPAFAHLAPELAFRRLSAGLPSGRLSGLLLPIKDLTPVAGMPCSYGSASRVVWQESDPIVLELERQGAVIVGKTATSELGMTAYTEPVGLPAPSWQGHTPGGSSGGAAVAVASGLVRIAHGSDGGGSLRVPAAACGVVGYKPPHNSAGGKLTAQGFISRTVADQAFIHDLPLAPLGRPLRVGVLLTPLHGSGSVSPAWRSAAIAAADALSDLGHSVVEVAPAYGPEPFEAFSDVLAGMCRRITGSASPIVSWLRARGLALPEARHAEALAVFESVPAQVLHAWPFDVLLTPTLAFDPPSVGYFSSLAPADDFAEQTRWTPWATLCNITGWAGISIPFGGRSVHLSALRSSPAELLTLAAELGA
- a CDS encoding CPBP family intramembrane glutamic endopeptidase → MSLSTHRLRLEILLVLTLTFGMSGVRSLLRLVDSLTRGPLNSQTTTLYQPSAASAWLDASLQLCSALVLVAWGCLGVFLLAGDRIFLARYRWRDWLPGAGLAALIGLPGLALYVGAVAFGFSKEVVPSALEGWWAPLVLLVWAFANAFGEEFIVVGWLQTRLEALGLSPWAVLACSAVLRGSYHLYQGISAGFGNIIMGLLFGFYFQRTRRVWPLVLAHFLIDAVAFVGYQAIGGLEIPRLR